A stretch of Triticum aestivum cultivar Chinese Spring chromosome 1D, IWGSC CS RefSeq v2.1, whole genome shotgun sequence DNA encodes these proteins:
- the LOC123165550 gene encoding chitinase 10 produces MARLFLPPVLLALSLAAATLILNVGVAEACSWQWPWPRHVFRGRYGRRYGISSIVTEAMFSSMFLHKDDTACPAKGFYTYSSFVRAAEWFPEFGSGAHHVDADTHKREVAAFLAQISHETTGGWATAPDGPYSWGLCFKEEINASSNYCDADNKEWRCVDGKSYHGRGPMQLSWNYNYGPAGEALCFDGLQEPELVASDPVLAFKAALWFWMTPQEPKPSCHDVMLGRYVPTEADKQANRTAGFGLTTNIINGGLECNRPDDPRVEDRIGYYRRYCEILDVKDLGDNLNCAQQMPYS; encoded by the exons ATGGCGCGCTTGTTTCTTCCTCCCGTCCTGCTGGCCTTGTCCCTGGCCGCCGCTACCCTCATCTTGAACGTCGGCGTCGCGGAAGCGTGTTCGTGGCAGTGGCCCTGGCCGCGCCACGTCTTCCGCGGCCGCTACGGCCGCCGCTACGGCATCTCGTCGATCGTGACGGAGGCGATGTTCTCGAGCATGTTCCTGCACAAGGACGACACCGCCTGCCCCGCCAAGGGATTCTACACCTACTCCTCCTTCGTCAGGGCGGCGGAGTGGTTCCCGGAGTTCGGCAGCGGCGCCCACCACGTCGACGCGGACACGCACAAGCGCGAGGTCGCCGCCTTCCTGGCGCAGATCTCCCATGAGACCACCGGCGGGTGGGCGACGGCGCCCGACGGGCCCTACTCGTGGGGCCTCTGCTTCAAGGAAGAGATCAACGCGTCCAGCAACTACTGCGACGCCGACAACAAGGAGTGGCGCTGCGTCGACGGCAAGTCATACCACGGCCGCGGACCCATGCAACTCTCCTG GAACTACAACTACGGGCCGGCCGGGGAGGCGCTGTGCTTCGACGGGCTTCAGGAGCCGGAGCTCGTGGCGAGCGATCCGGTATTGGCGTTCAAGGCGGCGCTGTGGTTCTGGATGACGCCGCAGGAGCCCAAGCCGTCGTGCCACGACGTGATGCTGGGGCGGTACGTGCCCACCGAGGCCGACAAGCAGGCGAACCGGACGGCGGGGTTCGGGCTCACCACCAACATCATCAACGGCGGGCTCGAGTGCAACCGCCCTGACGATCCGAGGGTGGAGGATAGGATCGGGTACTACCGCCGGTACTGCGAGATCCTCGACGTCAAGGACCTCGGGGACAACTTGAACTGCGCTCAACAGATGCCCTACTCGTAA